The sequence CTGCTCGAAAACGGCACCATGACCGGTGATCTCGACGGTGATGGAACCGATGAAATGGCGGCTTTGCTGTGGGAGTCTTCCGGAGGTTCCGGGACACGACTCTATCTCGCGGCGATGGATCGACGCGAAGGCGACATCAAGAACGTCGGGACCGTTCTGATCGGAGACCGTGTCCAGGTTCGCAAGGGTTCGATCGACGGCAAACTGATCGTTCTTTCAGTCGTGCGCGCGGGCCCGGAGGACGCCGCGTGCTGTCCGACCGAGACGGCCCTGGTGAGTTGGGAGTTCGATGGGAATGGCCTGAATCCCGTTGAGGATCGGGTCACCGGCACTCTCTCACTCACCGATCTGGAAGGCACGGAATGGGTCCTGCTCGAGCTCGGTCGCCAGACGACCCCACCAGACGGCGTGACCGTCACTTTCGTCGTTCGCGATGAACGAGCTTCGGGACACAGCGGCTGCAACACCTACTTCGCAGGGGTTTCAGGCCCGACCCCAGGTGAGCTTCATTTCAACGGCATGGGTGCCACTCGAGCGGCGTGCGCCGAGCCGACAATGGAATTCGAGCGGCAATATCTCAAGATTCTCGCCACCGCCGCCACTTACGATTTCCTGGCCGGTCACCTCGTGCTGACCTGTCAGACCGGCGACGGGCCGATCGCCCTGAGATTCGCGGCACACGAGTGATATGTACTTCATCAGTGGGCCGTCGAACGACGTGACGCAACGCCGGTCGGTGTAGAATGCGCTTGATCATACAAGCCCAATCTGGGAACTGAGCATCGACGGAGGTATCTCATGACGCGTTTTCTGATCCACTGGCTGGTCATCGCCCTCGCGCTGTGGGTGACCGCCTTCATCGTGCCCGGAGTCACCATCGAGTCGACCACGGCGCTGGCCATCGCCGCCATCGTTTTGGGGCTGGTCAACGCACTCGTTCGTCCGATCCTGACGATCCTGACGTTCCCGATCACCATCCTGACCCTCGGTCTCTTTTACCTGCTGGTCAACGGATTCACCTTCTTCCTGGCGACAAAGGTCGTGCCGGGCTTTGCCGTTTCGAGCTACTGGTGGGCCGTGCTCGGAGCTCTGGTTGTCAGTCTCGTATCGGCCTTCGTGGGCAGTTTCGTCAAGAAGGACTAGGCAGCCAGATTCGATGGGCGAGAACGGGCAGACGAGCTTACCTGCCTTCGAGCCAAGTCGTCACGTCCGAAGGGTGTTTCTTCGATATCGCCGGAACCCGGCATTCCGCGGCCGGAAAACCGACGGGAAAGAGAATGTAGGGTCGCTCGTTTGCAGGCCGCTCGAGGATGCGGCTCAGGAACCTCATCGGCTGCGGCGTATGGGTGAGGGTGGCAAGGCCCATGCGGTGAATCGATGCGATGAACAGCCCGCAGGCGATTCCGACACTTTCGTTGACGTAGTAATTCTTGAGTCGAGATCCGTCGGTGGCGATCGGGTGTATCTGCTTGAAGACCACGACGAGCCACGGGGCTTGCTCGAGAAACGGTTTCCGCCAGTCAGTGCCGAGTGGTGCGAGCGCCTCGAGCCATTCCTCGGTCGCTCGACCACCCTCATAAAACTCCCTCTCCTCGGCCTCTGCGCCCCGGCGGATCTCCGTCTTGACTTCCGGATCGGATACTGCGACGAAATGCCAGGGCTGGCGATTGGCTCCCGATGGGGCGGTGTTGGCGGTCGCGATGGCCGTCTCGACGAGCTCGCGAGGCACCGGGTCGGAAGCGAACTCACGCACCGAGCGCCGACCTCGCAAATCTGTCAGGAGATCCTGACCGCGCACCGCCATTTCATCCGGCGGAAGTCGTTGAAAGTCCAATGGTACTGAGCGGTAACTTGGCTGACTCATGGAGCCAAGCATACAGATGACCTCGGGCTGCCAGAACCTGAAAGGCGTCCCACCTGAAAACCGCATACCATCGATAAACGAGCCACATATATTGCGGTGCCACCAAGGTTGTGACACACTCATCGCACGCGATTCCACGGCGATCGAATGGGATGAATCCGCCGGATCGAGAGTCTGACGACGGCTTCACCGAGAGTCCAGTGGTTGAAACGATACATGAGGAGGAGACATGAAAAAGTACGTCTTGTACGCAGTTCCGATCTTCGCTGTGGCGATCCTCTCCATCGCCTGCGCGTCATCGCAATCGAACCTGAGCTTCGAGCCCGGCTCGATCGACACCAGCCAATATGTTCGTAAGGTCGATCAGTTCGTCATCATCGCCGACGGCTCGCTGTCGATGGCCCAACGTTCGAATGGTCAGATGAAGCTCGGCATCGCCGAGGACCTCCTTCTCAGCCTCAACAGCACGATTCCCGACCTCGGCTATGACGGCGGATTGCGGACCTTCGGGCGTGGACTCTGCGGCAGCGATGGCAAAACGGTCTCCATTATCGAGGTCAGCGATTATTTGAGCTCCTCATTCACCGACGGTGTTGCCCGGTTCAACTGCGCGAACGGTACGAGTCCGCTCAACCTCGCACTTGACGCCGCAGGAGCGGACCTCGAAGACAAGAACGCACGAACGGCGATCGTGATCATTAGCGACGGCCAGGACATGGGAAAGAAAGAGATTGCCTCTGCCGAGAACCTGAGCACTGCTTTCGGTGACGACATCGACATCTACGCGATTCAGATCGGCGACAGCCGCAAGGGCCACCGGATGCTCGAAGAGGTGGTCGCGGCAGGTGGTTCCGGCTACGTGAAGAGTGCCAGCGAGCTCACCTCGCCTCAGGCGATGGCCGGATTCGTCACCGACGCCTTCCTGTGGCCGGACGCCGACGGCGACGGAGTGCCAGATCACCTCGACAAATGTCCGGACACTCCGGCAGGCGCCGAAGTCGATGCGGTGGGTTGTCCGCTCGATTCCGATGGCGACGGCGTACCCGATCATATGGACAAGTGTCCGGGTACTCCGGCGGGGGTTGCAGTTGACGGGACGGGCTGTCCGATAGACACCGACGGCGACGGCGTGCCCGATTACATGGACAAATGCCCGGGCACACCGCGCGGCGCCAAGGTCGACGCCACCGGCTGTCCGGTCGATTCTGACGGCGACGGCGTGCCTGATTACATGGACAAATGCCCAGGCACACCGCGCGGGGTCCCGGTCGATACCTCGGGATGCCCGATCGAGGGCATCGAGGTGTCGGGTGGCGAGTGGTTCGTGCGCGGTAAGGTGCTCTTCGATCTCAACCGCGACACGATCAAGCCGGAGGCCGCCGAAATTCTGCTTCAGGTCGCCGACTTCCTCAAAAAGAACGAGCGATACGTGGTCGAAATCCAGGGCAACACGGACAGCACGGGGGCTCTCGCCTGGAACATGAAGCTCTCCGAGATGCGAGCCGAAGCGGTCAAGGCATTTCTGGTCAGGAACGGCGTTGCCGCTGGTCGGCTGACCACCAGGGGGCTCGGCCCCAACGAACCGATCGCACCCAACAATACGGCCGAAGGCCGGGCCATGAACCGACGGGTCGATTTCAAACCCAGCACACGCTGACATCCGACGGCTGTGAACTCGAACGACCCGGCAATCGCCGGGTCGTTTTTTCAGGTATATATTCAGGCGACATGAAATCTGCCCCCGCCGAGTGGTCGCAAACTGTAGCCCGATTCAGCCTCCTGCTTTTGTTGGCAACACTTCCGTCTTTCGCTCCAACCTGCTTCGCGCAGGACGGCGGCCAACCCTCACCGGCGTCCAGCAGCCACCCATCAGTCTTCGGGGTGTGGGGGGAGTCTTCCGCACTGGAGACCAAGGTCTACGACCTCCGCATTCCCTTGAGTTTCACCCTTCTCAGACCCGACGATCGGAGGTGGGGACTTCGTTTGCGCCTCGTCACCTACGCCGGAGTCTATGACTTCACCCTCGACGAGGCGATTGATCTCGACCTCAGATTCCAATCTTTGGCGGTCACCCCCGGGGTTGAGTTCCTGGTTCCAGTCGGAGAATCCTGGGTTCTCAAACCGTTCGCTGAAATCGGCTATGGCCGGGACTTCGATAACCAACTCGGTTTCGGCGTGTGGTCAATGGGCATGCGGACCCTCGCCACCTGGCCGGTCAAGAAGTTCGACCTCAGTTTCGGCACCAAATTTCAGTACCTCTCGACACTCACCAACGACCTCGAACTGTCGGACAGGTTCGGCGAAATCCG is a genomic window of Acidobacteriota bacterium containing:
- a CDS encoding nitroreductase family protein translates to MSQPSYRSVPLDFQRLPPDEMAVRGQDLLTDLRGRRSVREFASDPVPRELVETAIATANTAPSGANRQPWHFVAVSDPEVKTEIRRGAEAEEREFYEGGRATEEWLEALAPLGTDWRKPFLEQAPWLVVVFKQIHPIATDGSRLKNYYVNESVGIACGLFIASIHRMGLATLTHTPQPMRFLSRILERPANERPYILFPVGFPAAECRVPAISKKHPSDVTTWLEGR
- a CDS encoding phage holin family protein, whose translation is MTRFLIHWLVIALALWVTAFIVPGVTIESTTALAIAAIVLGLVNALVRPILTILTFPITILTLGLFYLLVNGFTFFLATKVVPGFAVSSYWWAVLGALVVSLVSAFVGSFVKKD
- a CDS encoding META domain-containing protein codes for the protein MSAGVALALLVLLTSTAACSRGDATTTSTENSGAPSVAELADATYAGIAEDPVTLIDGRWEGAPYVEGGVSRPSVGLLENGTMTGDLDGDGTDEMAALLWESSGGSGTRLYLAAMDRREGDIKNVGTVLIGDRVQVRKGSIDGKLIVLSVVRAGPEDAACCPTETALVSWEFDGNGLNPVEDRVTGTLSLTDLEGTEWVLLELGRQTTPPDGVTVTFVVRDERASGHSGCNTYFAGVSGPTPGELHFNGMGATRAACAEPTMEFERQYLKILATAATYDFLAGHLVLTCQTGDGPIALRFAAHE